In Bradyrhizobium lablabi, one DNA window encodes the following:
- the metH gene encoding methionine synthase, translated as MTVPVSAKRTALLAAARERILVLDGAMGTMIQGLEYDEAAFRGERFKDFHRDLRGNNDLLILTQPKAIEDIHADYLRAGADIVATNTFSSTSIAQADYDLSGIAYEMNLEGAKLARAAAERVTAEDGKPRFVAGAIGPTNRTASISPDVSNPGFRAVTFDDLRAAYGEQIKGLLDGGADLLLVETIFDTLNAKAALYAIAEITEARGIDVPVMISGTITDKSGRLLSGQLPEAFWNSVRHAKPVTIGFNCALGAEDLRAHIADIGRVADTLVCAYPNAGLPNEFGQYDESPEYMARLIGEFAQAGLVNIVGGCCGTTPDHILAIAAAVAPHKPRAVPAIEPRLRLSGLEPFELTPAIPFVNVGERTNVTGSARFRKLITAGDYTAALQVARDQVENGAQIIDVNMDEGLLDSEKAMVTFLNLVAAEPDIARVPVMVDSSKFAVIEAGLKCVQGKPVVNSISMKEGEEKFIHEAKIARRHGAAVVVMAFDEVGQADTFARKTKICKRAYDILVDQIGFPPEDIIFDPNIFAIATGLEEHNNYGVDFIEATRWIRQNLPHAHISGGVSNLSFSFRGNEPVREAMHSVFLYHAIKAGMDMGIVNAGQMIVYDDIDPELRQTCEDVILNRDPGASERLLALAEKFRGKEKQTKEQDLAWREWPVDKRLSHALVHGITEFIDVDTEDARKLAKRPLDVIEGPLMAGMNIVGDLFGDGKMFLPQVVKSARVMKQAVAYLMPFMEEEKARNLAAGIASDGRSSAGKIVLATVKGDVHDIGKNIVGIVLQCNNFEVIDLGVMVPATKIIETAKAEGADIIGLSGLITPSLDEMSFLAGELERQGMTVPLLIGGATTSRVHTAVKIDPNYRGGPVVHVNDASRAVGVASSLLSPDKREAYATEVRADYAKISAAHFRAQADKKRLKLANARANAVTIDFAKTPPRKPAFLGIKSFRDYDLAELAKYIDWTPFFQTWELTGRFPAILDDPKVGEVARSLHDDARKMLDLIVKENWFKAQATIGFWPANAEGDDILVYADDSRKNQIATFHTLRQQLEKREGRFNAALSDFIAPRASGVADYIGAFVVTAGIGEDVIADRFKNANDDYSSILCKALADRLAEAFAERMHARVRRKFWGYAPDEALSPEDLILEKYQGIRPAPGYPAQPDHTEKATLFALLDAENTAGVKLTESYAMWPGSSVSGLYFSNPESFYFGVGKIERDQVEDYAARKGFEVTEAERWLAPVLNYIPAQDQSAQERLVKEAMPTLAPASAVPANDVASHPPGCTCAVHLAYRKKAARA; from the coding sequence ATGACCGTGCCTGTTTCCGCCAAACGAACAGCTTTGCTCGCCGCCGCCCGCGAGCGCATCCTGGTGCTCGACGGCGCCATGGGCACCATGATCCAGGGCCTCGAATATGACGAAGCCGCGTTTCGCGGCGAACGCTTCAAGGATTTCCATCGCGACCTCCGCGGCAACAACGATTTGTTGATCCTGACGCAGCCGAAGGCGATCGAGGACATCCACGCCGATTACTTGCGCGCCGGCGCCGACATCGTCGCCACCAACACTTTTTCCTCGACCTCGATCGCGCAGGCCGATTACGACCTCTCCGGCATCGCATATGAGATGAATCTCGAAGGCGCAAAGCTGGCGCGCGCCGCCGCCGAGCGGGTGACCGCCGAGGACGGCAAGCCGCGCTTTGTTGCCGGCGCCATCGGCCCGACCAACCGCACCGCGTCGATCTCGCCCGATGTGTCCAATCCCGGTTTCCGCGCCGTCACGTTCGACGATCTGCGCGCAGCGTATGGCGAACAGATCAAGGGGCTTCTGGACGGCGGCGCCGATCTGCTGCTGGTCGAGACCATTTTCGATACGCTCAACGCCAAGGCCGCGCTGTACGCGATCGCCGAAATCACGGAAGCGCGCGGCATCGACGTGCCCGTGATGATCTCCGGCACCATCACCGACAAGTCCGGCCGACTGCTCTCGGGCCAACTCCCCGAGGCGTTCTGGAATTCGGTGCGTCACGCAAAACCCGTCACCATCGGTTTCAACTGCGCGCTCGGCGCTGAGGATTTGCGCGCACATATCGCGGACATTGGCCGCGTCGCCGACACGCTGGTCTGCGCCTATCCGAATGCCGGATTGCCCAACGAATTCGGCCAATATGACGAGAGCCCGGAATATATGGCGCGGCTGATCGGCGAGTTCGCGCAGGCTGGCCTCGTCAACATCGTCGGCGGCTGCTGCGGCACCACGCCCGACCATATCTTAGCGATTGCCGCCGCCGTCGCGCCGCACAAGCCGCGCGCCGTTCCCGCGATCGAGCCGCGGCTGCGGCTCTCGGGCCTCGAGCCATTCGAGCTGACGCCCGCGATCCCGTTTGTGAACGTCGGCGAGCGTACCAATGTCACCGGCTCCGCGCGATTCCGCAAATTGATCACCGCGGGCGATTACACCGCGGCGCTTCAAGTCGCGCGTGACCAGGTCGAGAACGGTGCGCAGATCATCGACGTCAACATGGACGAAGGATTGCTCGATTCCGAAAAGGCGATGGTGACGTTCCTCAATCTCGTCGCGGCCGAGCCGGACATCGCCCGCGTCCCTGTCATGGTGGACTCTTCGAAATTCGCGGTGATCGAAGCCGGCCTGAAATGTGTTCAGGGCAAGCCGGTGGTGAATTCGATCTCGATGAAGGAAGGCGAGGAAAAATTCATCCACGAGGCCAAAATCGCGCGGCGGCACGGCGCCGCCGTGGTGGTGATGGCGTTCGACGAAGTCGGACAGGCCGACACGTTCGCGCGCAAGACCAAAATCTGCAAGCGCGCCTACGATATCCTAGTCGACCAAATCGGCTTCCCGCCGGAAGACATCATCTTCGATCCGAATATCTTTGCGATCGCGACCGGGCTCGAGGAGCACAATAATTACGGCGTCGACTTCATCGAGGCGACGCGCTGGATCCGGCAAAACCTGCCGCATGCGCATATTTCCGGCGGCGTATCGAATCTCTCCTTCTCGTTCCGCGGCAATGAGCCGGTGCGCGAGGCCATGCATTCGGTGTTCCTGTATCACGCCATCAAGGCCGGCATGGACATGGGCATCGTCAATGCCGGGCAGATGATCGTCTATGACGACATCGATCCCGAGCTGCGCCAGACCTGCGAAGACGTCATTTTGAATCGCGACCCCGGCGCGTCCGAGCGGCTGCTCGCTTTGGCCGAAAAATTCCGCGGCAAGGAGAAACAGACAAAGGAGCAGGACCTCGCCTGGCGCGAATGGCCGGTCGACAAACGGCTGTCGCATGCGCTGGTGCACGGCATCACCGAATTCATCGACGTCGACACCGAGGACGCGCGCAAGCTTGCCAAACGTCCGCTCGACGTCATCGAGGGGCCGCTGATGGCCGGCATGAACATCGTCGGCGACCTCTTTGGCGACGGCAAGATGTTCCTGCCGCAGGTGGTTAAATCGGCCCGCGTCATGAAGCAGGCGGTGGCTTACCTCATGCCGTTCATGGAAGAGGAGAAGGCGCGCAACCTTGCCGCCGGCATCGCCAGTGACGGCCGCAGCTCCGCCGGCAAGATCGTGCTCGCGACCGTGAAGGGCGACGTCCACGACATCGGCAAGAACATCGTCGGCATCGTCCTGCAATGTAACAATTTTGAAGTCATCGACCTCGGCGTCATGGTGCCCGCGACAAAAATCATCGAGACCGCGAAGGCCGAGGGCGCCGACATCATCGGCCTGTCCGGCCTGATCACACCGTCGCTCGACGAGATGAGTTTTTTGGCCGGCGAGCTCGAGCGGCAAGGCATGACGGTGCCGCTCTTGATCGGCGGCGCCACCACGAGCCGCGTCCATACCGCGGTAAAAATCGACCCGAATTATCGCGGCGGGCCGGTGGTGCATGTCAATGACGCGAGCCGCGCGGTCGGCGTCGCCTCCTCGCTGTTGTCGCCCGACAAGCGCGAGGCCTACGCCACTGAGGTGCGCGCCGATTACGCAAAAATTTCCGCGGCGCATTTCCGCGCACAGGCCGACAAGAAGCGGCTGAAGCTCGCGAACGCCCGCGCCAACGCGGTCACGATCGATTTTGCAAAAACGCCGCCGAGGAAGCCGGCGTTTCTCGGCATCAAAAGCTTTCGCGACTACGACCTCGCCGAACTCGCAAAATACATCGACTGGACGCCGTTCTTCCAGACCTGGGAACTGACCGGGCGTTTTCCGGCGATTCTCGACGATCCCAAGGTCGGTGAAGTCGCGCGCTCGCTCCATGACGACGCGCGCAAGATGCTCGACCTGATCGTGAAGGAAAACTGGTTCAAGGCGCAGGCAACCATCGGCTTCTGGCCCGCCAATGCCGAAGGCGACGATATTCTGGTCTATGCCGACGACAGCCGCAAAAACCAGATCGCCACCTTCCACACGCTGCGCCAGCAGCTCGAAAAACGCGAAGGCCGTTTCAATGCGGCGCTGTCGGATTTCATCGCGCCTCGCGCGAGCGGCGTGGCCGACTATATCGGCGCGTTCGTGGTCACCGCCGGGATCGGCGAGGATGTCATCGCCGACCGCTTTAAAAACGCCAATGACGATTACTCCTCGATCCTGTGCAAGGCGCTGGCCGACCGTCTCGCCGAAGCCTTTGCCGAGCGGATGCACGCCCGCGTACGCCGGAAATTTTGGGGTTACGCGCCGGACGAGGCGCTGTCGCCGGAAGACCTGATCCTGGAAAAATACCAGGGCATTCGCCCCGCGCCCGGCTATCCCGCGCAGCCCGATCACACCGAGAAGGCGACCTTGTTCGCGCTGCTCGACGCGGAAAACACCGCCGGCGTCAAACTGACCGAGAGTTATGCGATGTGGCCTGGCTCATCCGTCTCCGGGCTTTATTTCAGCAACCCGGAAAGCTTTTACTTCGGCGTCGGCAAGATCGAGCGCGACCAGGTCGAAGACTACGCCGCGCGCAAGGGGTTTGAGGTCACGGAGGCCGAGCGCTGGCTGGCGCCGGTGTTGAACTATATCCCCGCGCAGGATCAATCGGCGCAAGAGCGGCTGGTGAAAGAGGCGATGCCGACACTGGCGCCGGCCTCCGCCGTCCCCGCCAACGATGTGGCCTCGCATCCGCCCGGCTGCACCTGCGCGGTGCATCTGGCATACCGGAAGAAGGCGGCGAGGGCGTAG
- a CDS encoding glutathione S-transferase family protein: MILIGQYDSPFVRRVAIALRLYELPYEHWPWSTFSDGDKIAPYNPLRRVPTMVLHSGEVLIESTAILDYLDEWVGPGKAMIAARGPERRHALEICALATGLADKAVSLLYERALRKKESKVWVERCQTQIGGVLTALEKQRAAIAKPFWFGENIGHADIAVACVLRFTGEAHPALFDGAGYPALAAHAARCEALPPFQEIVQPLAPPSGK, translated from the coding sequence ATGATCCTGATCGGCCAATACGATTCCCCCTTCGTCCGCCGCGTCGCGATTGCGTTGCGGCTTTACGAGCTGCCTTACGAGCACTGGCCGTGGTCGACCTTTAGCGATGGCGACAAGATCGCGCCCTATAATCCGCTGCGGCGGGTGCCGACCATGGTGCTGCACAGCGGCGAGGTGCTGATCGAGAGCACGGCGATCCTCGATTATCTCGACGAATGGGTCGGGCCGGGAAAGGCCATGATTGCCGCGCGCGGGCCGGAGCGCCGCCATGCCCTGGAAATCTGCGCGCTGGCGACCGGGCTGGCGGACAAGGCGGTCAGTCTTCTCTATGAGCGTGCGCTGCGCAAGAAGGAGTCAAAGGTCTGGGTCGAGCGCTGCCAGACCCAGATCGGCGGCGTGCTTACGGCGCTCGAAAAGCAGCGTGCCGCCATCGCAAAACCGTTCTGGTTTGGCGAGAATATCGGGCATGCCGACATCGCGGTCGCCTGCGTGCTGCGGTTTACCGGCGAAGCGCATCCGGCCCTGTTTGACGGCGCGGGATATCCGGCCCTGGCCGCCCACGCCGCGCGCTGCGAAGCGCTGCCGCCGTTCCAGGAAATCGTGCAGCCGCTGGCCCCGCCGAGCGGGAAATGA
- the glpK gene encoding glycerol kinase GlpK, which yields MSFVLAIDQGTTSSRAIVFRSDISIAATAQQEFPQHFPASGWVEHEPEDIWTSTVITCRDAMEKAGLTAKDIAAIGITNQRETTVVWDRATGTAVHRAIVWQDRRTADICAKLKAEGHEPAISAKTGLIIDPYFSGTKVAWILDSVPGARARAERGELMFGTVDCYLLWRLTGGKVHATDATNASRTLLFNIHLGEWDDELLKILRVPRSMLPEVKDSSANFGESRPELFGGAIAIAGIAGDQQAATIGQACFSAGMMKSTYGTGCFALLNTGATPVKSKNKLLTTIAYQLKGQRTYALEGSIFVAGSSVQWLRDGLGIIKKAAETGPLADQSDSTQSVYLVPAFVGLGAPYWNPRVRGALFGLTRNTGPAELAHAALESVCYQTFDLWAAMRADWPDAKAANIVLRVDGGMTASDWTMQRLADLLDAPVDRPMIQETTALGAAYLAGLAAGVYPEPSKFADNWRLEHRFKPNMSQATRERKLAGWARAVKGVLASDEGEG from the coding sequence ATGTCCTTTGTGCTGGCCATCGATCAGGGCACCACATCCTCGCGCGCCATCGTGTTTCGCAGCGATATTTCCATCGCCGCCACCGCGCAGCAGGAATTCCCGCAGCATTTTCCGGCCTCGGGTTGGGTCGAGCACGAGCCGGAGGACATCTGGACCTCGACCGTCATCACCTGCCGCGATGCGATGGAGAAGGCGGGCCTTACGGCAAAGGACATCGCCGCGATCGGCATCACCAACCAGCGCGAAACGACGGTCGTTTGGGACCGCGCCACCGGCACCGCGGTGCATCGCGCCATCGTCTGGCAGGACCGCCGCACCGCCGACATCTGCGCCAAACTAAAAGCGGAGGGTCACGAGCCCGCGATCTCTGCAAAGACCGGCCTGATCATCGACCCCTATTTCTCAGGCACCAAGGTCGCCTGGATCCTCGATTCTGTGCCCGGTGCGCGGGCCCGGGCCGAGCGCGGGGAACTGATGTTCGGCACCGTCGATTGCTACCTGTTGTGGCGGCTGACCGGCGGCAAGGTGCACGCGACCGACGCCACCAACGCCTCGCGCACGCTGCTCTTCAACATCCACCTGGGGGAGTGGGACGACGAGCTGCTGAAAATCCTGCGGGTGCCGCGCTCGATGCTGCCGGAGGTCAAGGATTCTTCCGCCAATTTCGGCGAAAGCCGGCCCGAATTGTTCGGCGGCGCCATCGCGATCGCAGGCATCGCCGGCGACCAGCAGGCCGCGACCATCGGGCAGGCCTGCTTTTCGGCCGGCATGATGAAATCGACCTACGGCACCGGCTGTTTTGCGCTGCTCAACACCGGCGCCACGCCGGTCAAGTCGAAGAACAAGCTGCTCACCACGATTGCCTATCAGCTCAAGGGCCAGCGCACCTATGCGCTGGAGGGTTCGATCTTCGTCGCGGGATCGTCGGTGCAGTGGCTCCGCGACGGGCTCGGCATCATCAAGAAGGCCGCCGAAACCGGTCCGCTGGCCGACCAGTCCGATTCCACCCAGAGCGTCTACCTGGTGCCGGCCTTCGTCGGCCTCGGCGCGCCCTACTGGAATCCGCGCGTGCGCGGCGCGCTGTTCGGGCTCACCCGCAACACGGGACCTGCCGAGCTCGCCCATGCCGCGCTGGAAAGCGTCTGCTACCAGACCTTTGACCTGTGGGCCGCGATGCGCGCCGACTGGCCCGACGCCAAAGCCGCCAACATCGTGCTCCGCGTCGACGGCGGCATGACCGCCTCCGACTGGACCATGCAGCGCCTCGCCGATTTGCTGGACGCCCCGGTCGACCGCCCGATGATCCAGGAAACCACCGCGCTCGGCGCCGCCTACCTCGCGGGCCTCGCGGCGGGGGTCTATCCCGAACCGTCAAAATTCGCCGACAATTGGCGGCTGGAGCACCGCTTCAAGCCGAACATGAGCCAGGCCACGCGCGAGCGGAAGCTCGCCGGCTGGGCGCGCGCCGTGAAGGGAGTGCTGGCGAGCGATGAGGGGGAGGGGTAG
- a CDS encoding SDR family NAD(P)-dependent oxidoreductase: MKNTPFDLTGKVAVITGSSRGIGRSSAELLAKLGAKVVISSRKADACEEVAAGIRKAGGDAHVIPCNISRREEVEALIAGATRHYGKIDILVCNAAVNPYYGPLLDIKDEAFDKIMGSNVKSNIWLCALAIPPMAARGNGSVVIISSIGGLRGSTVIGAYGISKAADFALCRSLAGEWGPKGVRVNCVAPGLVKTDFARALWEDEERLKHRCATTPLRRIGEPDEIAGAVAYLSSDASSFMTGQTIVVDGGVTTASA; encoded by the coding sequence ATGAAAAACACCCCGTTCGATCTCACCGGAAAAGTCGCCGTCATCACCGGCTCCAGCCGCGGCATCGGCCGTTCGTCGGCGGAGCTGTTGGCAAAACTCGGCGCCAAGGTGGTGATCTCCAGCCGCAAGGCGGACGCCTGCGAGGAAGTGGCGGCCGGCATCCGCAAAGCGGGCGGCGACGCCCATGTCATCCCCTGCAACATCTCGCGCCGCGAGGAAGTCGAGGCGCTGATTGCGGGCGCCACAAGACACTACGGCAAGATCGATATCCTCGTCTGCAACGCCGCGGTGAACCCCTATTACGGCCCGCTGCTCGACATCAAGGACGAAGCCTTCGACAAGATCATGGGCTCAAACGTCAAGAGCAACATCTGGCTCTGTGCGCTCGCGATCCCGCCGATGGCGGCGCGCGGCAACGGCTCGGTCGTGATCATCTCCTCGATCGGCGGCTTGCGCGGTTCGACCGTGATCGGCGCCTACGGGATTTCGAAAGCCGCTGATTTTGCGCTGTGCCGCAGCCTCGCCGGCGAATGGGGCCCGAAAGGCGTCCGCGTCAATTGCGTCGCGCCCGGCCTCGTCAAGACCGATTTCGCCCGCGCCTTGTGGGAAGACGAAGAGCGCCTGAAACACCGCTGCGCCACCACACCGCTCCGCCGGATCGGCGAACCCGACGAAATCGCCGGCGCGGTCGCTTATCTCTCCTCCGATGCCTCGAGCTTCATGACCGGCCAGACGATTGTGGTCGACGGCGGCGTAACGACAGCGTCCGCGTAG
- the pimD gene encoding pimeloyl-CoA dehydrogenase small subunit, which produces MDFDLSEEQRLLKESVDGLLGSSYDFDARKKYMKEKGGWSKAVWGKLAEQGLLGLPFSEDDGGFGAGAVETMIVMEALGKALVLEPYLPTVVISGGFLRRGGSAEQKAAHIPGIIDGSKTFAFAQLEKNSRYDLQDVATSAKKKGSGWVIDGEKFVVLNGDTADILIVTARTKGGQRDAGGIGVFLVPGNAKGVTKKAYPTQDGLHAADITFTGVEVGADAAIGDPENALPLIERVVDDARTAMCAEAVGIMDESLKTTVEYLKTRTQFGVPIGSFQTLQHRAADMFVAVEQARSMSMFATMASDFDDARERATAIAAAKVQIGKSGKFVGQQSIQLHGGIGMTQEAKIGHYFKRLTMIENSLGDTDYHLRRVTNSGGLV; this is translated from the coding sequence ATGGATTTTGATTTGTCCGAGGAGCAGCGGCTTCTCAAGGAAAGCGTCGACGGCCTCTTGGGCTCGTCCTACGATTTCGACGCGCGCAAGAAATACATGAAGGAGAAGGGCGGCTGGAGCAAAGCCGTCTGGGGCAAGCTCGCCGAACAGGGCCTGCTCGGCCTGCCGTTCTCGGAAGACGACGGCGGCTTCGGCGCCGGTGCGGTCGAGACCATGATCGTGATGGAGGCCTTGGGCAAGGCGCTGGTGCTGGAGCCTTATCTGCCGACGGTTGTGATCAGCGGCGGCTTTTTGCGGCGCGGCGGCTCGGCCGAGCAGAAAGCCGCGCACATCCCCGGCATCATCGACGGCAGCAAGACGTTTGCGTTTGCTCAGCTCGAGAAGAACTCGCGCTACGACCTGCAGGATGTGGCGACCTCGGCCAAGAAAAAAGGCTCGGGCTGGGTGATCGACGGCGAAAAGTTCGTCGTGCTCAATGGCGACACCGCCGATATCTTGATCGTCACCGCGCGCACCAAGGGCGGCCAGCGTGACGCTGGCGGCATCGGCGTGTTCCTGGTACCCGGCAACGCCAAGGGCGTTACAAAAAAAGCCTATCCGACCCAGGACGGCCTGCACGCCGCCGACATCACCTTTACCGGCGTCGAGGTCGGCGCCGATGCGGCGATCGGCGATCCCGAGAATGCCTTGCCGCTGATCGAGCGTGTGGTCGACGACGCCCGCACCGCGATGTGCGCGGAAGCCGTCGGCATCATGGATGAATCGCTAAAAACCACCGTCGAATATTTAAAGACCCGCACGCAGTTCGGCGTGCCGATCGGCAGCTTCCAGACCCTGCAGCACCGCGCCGCCGACATGTTCGTCGCGGTCGAACAGGCCCGCAGCATGTCGATGTTCGCGACCATGGCGTCCGACTTCGACGACGCCAGGGAGCGCGCAACCGCGATCGCCGCGGCGAAAGTGCAGATCGGCAAATCCGGAAAATTCGTCGGCCAGCAATCGATCCAATTGCATGGCGGCATCGGCATGACCCAGGAGGCCAAGATCGGCCACTATTTCAAGCGCCTGACCATGATCGAGAATAGCCTTGGCGACACGGACTATCATTTGCGCCGCGTCACCAACAGCGGCGGATTGGTGTAG
- the pimC gene encoding pimeloyl-CoA dehydrogenase large subunit — MDLSFSKEEVAFREEVRAFFRDNVPPSTRQKLQEGRHLSKQEMVDWWRILNKKGWGVTHWPKEYGGTGWSSVQHYIFNEELQMHPAPAPLAFGVSMVGPVIYTFGNEKQKKHYLPRIASVDDWWCQGFSEPGSGSDLASLKTKAERKGDKYVINGQKTWTTLAQHADMIFCLCRTDPSAKKQTGISFILVDMKSKGITVRPIQTIDGGYEVNEVFFDDVEVPLENLVGEENKGWDYAKFLLGNERTGIARVGVSKERIRRIKDLASKVESGGKPILENVKFREKLAEVEIELKALELTQLRVVADEGKHGKGKPNPASSVLKIKGSEIQQATTELLMEVIGPFAAPYDEHGDDGSNETMDWTAQIAPSYFNNRKVSIYGGSNEIQRNIITKAVLGL; from the coding sequence ATGGATCTCAGCTTCAGCAAGGAAGAAGTGGCGTTTCGCGAAGAGGTGCGGGCCTTTTTCCGCGACAACGTGCCGCCCTCGACGCGGCAGAAACTGCAGGAAGGCCGGCATCTTTCCAAGCAGGAGATGGTCGACTGGTGGCGCATCCTGAACAAGAAGGGCTGGGGCGTGACGCACTGGCCGAAGGAATATGGCGGCACCGGCTGGAGCTCGGTGCAGCATTATATCTTCAACGAGGAACTGCAGATGCACCCGGCGCCGGCGCCGCTCGCCTTCGGCGTCAGCATGGTCGGGCCGGTGATCTACACCTTCGGCAATGAAAAGCAGAAGAAGCATTATCTGCCGCGCATCGCCAGTGTCGACGACTGGTGGTGCCAGGGCTTTTCGGAGCCCGGCTCCGGCTCCGATCTCGCCTCGCTCAAGACCAAAGCCGAGCGCAAGGGCGATAAATACGTCATCAACGGCCAGAAGACCTGGACCACGCTGGCGCAGCACGCCGACATGATTTTTTGTCTTTGCCGCACCGATCCGTCCGCAAAGAAACAGACCGGCATCTCCTTCATCCTGGTCGACATGAAGTCGAAGGGCATCACGGTGCGTCCGATCCAGACCATCGACGGCGGCTACGAAGTCAACGAAGTGTTCTTCGACGACGTCGAGGTTCCCCTTGAAAATCTCGTCGGCGAGGAGAACAAGGGCTGGGACTATGCCAAGTTCCTGCTCGGCAATGAGCGCACCGGGATTGCCCGCGTCGGCGTTTCCAAGGAGCGCATCCGCCGCATCAAGGACCTGGCGTCCAAGGTCGAGTCCGGCGGCAAGCCGATCCTGGAGAATGTTAAATTCCGCGAAAAGCTCGCCGAGGTCGAGATCGAGCTGAAGGCGCTGGAATTGACCCAGCTTCGCGTCGTCGCCGACGAGGGCAAGCACGGCAAGGGCAAGCCGAACCCGGCGTCTTCGGTCTTGAAGATCAAGGGTTCGGAAATCCAGCAGGCCACCACCGAGCTTCTGATGGAAGTGATCGGCCCGTTCGCCGCGCCCTATGACGAGCACGGCGATGACGGCTCCAACGAGACGATGGACTGGACCGCGCAGATCGCGCCGAGCTATTTCAACAACCGCAAGGTCTCGATCTACGGCGGCTCCAACGAGATCCAGCGCAACATCATCACCAAGGCCGTGCTGGGGCTTTAA
- the pimA gene encoding dicarboxylate--CoA ligase PimA, with amino-acid sequence MTHPGEQFYPEGVHWDDPIARGTLPDLLSNAAMQYGARPAIEFRDRPISYAELEAMVEVAAAAFLRAGYGKNHSVALFLGNTPDHPINFFGALKAGARIVHLSPLDGEIALSHKLSDSGARILVTSNLSALLPTALKFLAKGLLDRLIVCEDDHWGKVGTPQTPLPASPAIITYRQFIDGATKPSQWPSIDADDVALLQYTGGTTGLPKGAMLSHGNLTSAVSMYDVWGKAARAKRDAIERVVCVLPLFHIFALTVVMLSSLQRGNLISLHQRFDVEAVMRDIEVKRATAFPGVPTMWIAIAALPDLDKRDLSSLASCGSGGAPLPVEVAKIFERKVGMKLKSGWGMTETCSPGTAHPQDGPDKPGSIGLMLPGIELDVVALDDPNKVLPVGEVGEIRIRGPNVTKGYWNRPKETAEAFVGDRFLTGDIGYMDADGYFYLVDRKKDMIISGGFNVYPQMIEQSIYTHPAVHEVIVIGIPDDYRGEAAKAFVKLRAGATPFTLEELKTFLSGKLGKHEIPAALDFVDELPRTSVGKLSRHELRNRQPAQAKQQVASGGRS; translated from the coding sequence ATGACCCATCCCGGCGAACAGTTTTATCCGGAAGGCGTCCATTGGGACGATCCGATCGCGCGGGGCACGCTCCCTGATCTGTTGTCGAATGCGGCCATGCAATATGGCGCGCGGCCGGCGATCGAATTCCGCGACCGCCCGATTAGCTACGCCGAACTGGAAGCGATGGTCGAGGTGGCGGCCGCAGCCTTCCTGCGCGCCGGTTACGGCAAGAACCATTCAGTGGCACTGTTCCTCGGCAACACCCCCGATCATCCGATCAACTTCTTCGGCGCGCTGAAGGCAGGCGCGCGGATCGTGCATCTGTCGCCGCTCGACGGCGAGATCGCGCTGTCGCACAAGCTCAGCGACAGCGGCGCACGCATTCTCGTCACTTCCAATCTTTCGGCACTATTGCCGACGGCGCTGAAGTTTTTGGCAAAAGGCCTGCTCGACCGCCTGATCGTCTGCGAGGACGACCACTGGGGCAAGGTCGGAACGCCGCAGACGCCGCTGCCGGCAAGTCCTGCGATCATCACCTACCGGCAGTTCATCGACGGTGCGACGAAGCCCTCGCAATGGCCTTCGATCGACGCCGATGACGTCGCGCTGTTGCAATATACCGGCGGCACCACGGGCTTGCCGAAGGGCGCCATGCTCAGCCACGGCAATCTGACTTCGGCGGTGTCGATGTACGATGTCTGGGGCAAGGCGGCCCGCGCCAAGCGCGACGCGATCGAGCGCGTGGTCTGCGTGCTGCCGCTGTTTCACATCTTCGCGCTGACGGTCGTGATGCTGTCCTCGCTCCAGCGCGGCAATCTGATTTCGCTGCACCAGCGCTTTGATGTCGAAGCCGTGATGCGCGACATCGAGGTGAAGCGCGCGACCGCGTTTCCCGGCGTTCCCACCATGTGGATCGCGATCGCGGCGCTGCCCGATCTCGACAAGCGCGATCTTTCCTCGCTGGCGAGCTGCGGCTCGGGCGGCGCGCCGCTGCCGGTCGAGGTCGCAAAAATCTTCGAGCGCAAGGTGGGCATGAAGCTGAAGAGCGGCTGGGGCATGACCGAGACTTGCTCGCCCGGCACCGCGCATCCGCAGGATGGTCCGGACAAGCCGGGCTCGATCGGGCTGATGCTGCCGGGCATCGAACTCGACGTGGTTGCGCTCGACGATCCGAACAAGGTGCTGCCCGTGGGCGAGGTCGGCGAAATCCGGATCAGAGGGCCGAACGTCACCAAGGGTTACTGGAACCGGCCGAAGGAAACCGCGGAAGCTTTTGTCGGCGACCGGTTCCTGACCGGCGACATCGGCTACATGGATGCCGATGGCTATTTTTATCTGGTCGACCGCAAGAAGGACATGATCATCTCCGGCGGGTTTAACGTCTATCCGCAGATGATCGAGCAGTCGATCTACACCCATCCCGCCGTGCATGAGGTGATCGTGATCGGCATTCCCGACGATTACCGCGGCGAGGCGGCGAAGGCCTTTGTCAAATTGCGCGCTGGCGCAACTCCATTCACCCTGGAAGAGCTTAAAACATTCCTCTCCGGCAAACTGGGGAAACACGAAATTCCGGCCGCGCTCGATTTCGTCGACGAACTGCCGCGCACCTCGGTCGGCAAACTCTCGCGCCACGAATTGCGCAACCGGCAGCCTGCGCAGGCGAAGCAACAGGTCGCATCAGGAGGTCGGTCATGA